The proteins below are encoded in one region of Bacillus vallismortis:
- a CDS encoding YhgE/Pip family protein: protein MNTIRSQWKDIVTSKKLLIPIIAILFVPLIYSGVFLKAYWDPYGTVDQLPVVVVNQDKGATYEGEKLQIGDDLVEELKDNDNFEWHFSSDLDQSLKDLLNQKYYLVVEIPEDFSKNASTVLDKNPKKLDLKYHTNAGSNYVGATIGEKAIDKLKASVSKEVTEQYTKVIFDNFKDLAKGLSDASSGAKKIDDGTKDAKNGSAQLKENLEKLKESTATISDKTAQLADGAAQVTSGIQSLDSSLGKFQDSSNTIYENSGKLAAGSGELTGKMNELLGGLQNVQQGLPNLTNGLDQLNSKVQEGSEKAAKAEKIINALDLTKLETAVNNLENSETAMKEFHKQLTDFENSLKNRDQAFKNLINSSDFLTAEQKSQLIHSVEKQLPQVDAPNFDQILSQMPSTDQLPDISAMKSSLEDVKTQVAQLKAMPEATSKLYNGAKATQDAIDKLTEGAEKIHTASQQLTDGQNKLTAGIGEYNKQFAKAKAGSEQLVTGSSQVSGGLLKLLDGSKQVQNGSSKIADGSESLDTGLGKLLDGTGELSSKLKDAADQTGDIDADDQTYGMFADPVKTDDNAIHSVPNYGTGLTPYILSMGLYVGGIMLTVVFPLKEASGRPRNGFEWFFSKFNVMMLVGIIQSVIVATVLLLGIGLEVESTWRFYVFTMITSLAFLAMIQFLATTMGNPGRFIAVIILVLQLGASGGTFPLELLPNFYQVIHGVLPMTYSINGFRAVISNGDFGYMWQMAGVLIGIALVMILLSITYFVMLSRKEETSEEQPAS from the coding sequence AGGACAATGACAACTTTGAATGGCATTTTTCCAGTGATCTCGACCAATCGTTAAAGGACTTATTAAATCAAAAATACTATTTGGTTGTCGAGATTCCCGAGGATTTCTCTAAGAATGCCAGCACGGTATTGGACAAAAATCCGAAAAAGCTGGATCTGAAATACCATACGAATGCCGGTTCGAACTATGTAGGGGCGACGATCGGTGAAAAAGCGATTGATAAACTAAAAGCCTCTGTTTCTAAAGAAGTGACCGAGCAATATACGAAAGTTATTTTTGATAACTTTAAAGATCTAGCAAAAGGTTTGAGCGACGCGAGCAGCGGCGCGAAAAAAATTGATGACGGCACGAAGGATGCGAAAAACGGAAGCGCCCAGCTGAAAGAAAATCTGGAGAAGCTGAAGGAAAGCACCGCTACCATCAGTGATAAAACGGCGCAGCTCGCAGATGGAGCGGCACAGGTGACAAGCGGCATCCAATCGCTTGACAGCTCGCTTGGAAAATTCCAGGACAGCAGCAATACGATTTATGAAAACTCAGGGAAGCTTGCGGCAGGATCAGGCGAGCTGACGGGCAAGATGAATGAACTGCTTGGCGGCCTTCAAAACGTGCAGCAAGGGTTGCCTAATCTCACAAACGGGCTGGATCAGCTCAACAGTAAAGTCCAAGAAGGTTCTGAGAAGGCAGCAAAAGCGGAAAAGATCATCAATGCGCTCGATTTAACGAAGCTTGAAACCGCAGTGAACAACCTGGAAAATTCAGAAACAGCGATGAAGGAATTCCATAAACAGCTGACCGACTTTGAAAACAGCTTGAAAAACCGTGATCAGGCATTTAAAAATCTCATCAACTCAAGCGATTTTTTAACAGCGGAACAGAAAAGCCAGCTGATCCATTCTGTTGAGAAACAGCTTCCGCAGGTGGATGCGCCTAATTTTGATCAAATCTTAAGCCAAATGCCTTCAACTGATCAGCTGCCGGACATCTCAGCGATGAAAAGCTCTCTGGAAGATGTGAAAACGCAGGTGGCGCAGCTGAAAGCTATGCCGGAAGCTACATCTAAGCTATATAACGGCGCAAAAGCGACTCAAGATGCGATTGACAAATTAACTGAGGGAGCTGAGAAGATACACACGGCTTCACAGCAGCTGACAGATGGCCAAAATAAACTGACAGCCGGTATTGGTGAATATAATAAGCAGTTTGCAAAAGCAAAAGCGGGTTCAGAGCAATTGGTGACAGGAAGCAGCCAAGTATCCGGCGGCTTGCTGAAACTATTAGACGGCTCTAAACAAGTCCAAAACGGATCATCAAAAATCGCAGACGGATCTGAATCTCTTGATACAGGTTTAGGCAAGCTGTTGGACGGCACAGGAGAGCTGTCTAGTAAACTGAAGGACGCGGCAGATCAAACAGGTGATATCGATGCTGACGATCAAACATACGGCATGTTTGCTGATCCGGTTAAAACCGATGACAACGCCATTCATTCCGTTCCTAACTACGGTACAGGGCTGACACCCTATATTCTGTCTATGGGCTTGTATGTCGGCGGCATCATGCTCACGGTGGTCTTCCCGCTGAAGGAAGCATCAGGACGTCCGAGAAACGGCTTTGAGTGGTTCTTCAGCAAATTTAATGTCATGATGCTCGTTGGAATCATTCAATCGGTCATTGTGGCGACGGTTCTTTTGCTCGGAATCGGCCTCGAGGTTGAGAGCACGTGGAGATTTTACGTGTTTACGATGATTACGAGTCTCGCATTCCTGGCAATGATTCAATTTTTGGCCACAACGATGGGTAATCCGGGGCGATTTATCGCAGTCATTATTTTAGTGCTGCAGCTGGGAGCGAGCGGAGGAACCTTCCCGTTAGAATTGCTTCCGAATTTCTATCAAGTCATTCACGGCGTATTGCCGATGACCTACAGCATTAACGGATTCAGAGCGGTCATTTCAAACGGGGATTTTGGCTACATGTGGCAGATGGCCGGCGTCTTAATCGGCATCGCCCTCGTTATGATTTTGCTGAGCATTACTTATTTTGTCATGTTAAGCCGGAAGGAAGAAACTTCAGAAGAACAGCCGGCTTCATAA